The following are from one region of the Entelurus aequoreus isolate RoL-2023_Sb linkage group LG17, RoL_Eaeq_v1.1, whole genome shotgun sequence genome:
- the LOC133632494 gene encoding gastrula zinc finger protein XlCGF57.1-like, protein MDDYCYAKMATSAKREHERESAPPTSSKSPTEIKTKDEDVQQLIGHPEELPPQSGGSSTLKQETPQPPCIKKEEEELWITQEGECLLEPQEADLTKLPLTVVSVKTEDDEEKPQVDNLLTPLSHSEAKDEVEEPMSRKTDCKELPLQPKEGSSTLKQEASQPPHIKKEEEELCITQEGECLLAPQEADLTKLLLTVVSVKTEDDEEKPQLDNLLAPLSDSEAEDEVEVTLSSDTDCEGDMRTHTDNKHSECPKKKSSKKHLRCSVCDKSFTRKSNLTQHMRTHTGEKPFNCSVCGKSFCQKGNLTEHMRTHAGEKTFNCSVCGKSFSQKSSLTQHRRTHTGEKTFNCSVCGKSFCQKGNLTEHIRTHTGEKPHNCSICGKSFSQKSSLTQHSRTHTGEKPFNCSICGKSYTRNISLTQHMKLHTRDKGLNCSICGKILTSKRRVIEHMRAHTGGKICNCSVCGKSFSKYNLTEHIRTHTGEQPFSCSVCSKSFSLKSNLTRHLRTHTGELNI, encoded by the coding sequence acgtccagcagctgattggtcatccaGAAGAACTTCCCCCTCAGTCAggagggagctccactttgaagcaggagactccacaaccaccctgcattaaaaaggaagaggaggaactctggatcactcaggagggagagtgtcttctagaaccacaggaggctgatctcaccaagttgccactgactgttgtctctgtgaagactgaagatgatgaagagaaaccacaagtagacaacctcttaactCCACTATCACATAGTGAGGCgaaagacgaggttgaagaacctatGAGTAGGAAAACTGACTGTAAAGAACTTCCCCTTCAGCCTAAGGAGggcagctccactttgaagcaggaggctTCCCAGCCCCctcacattaaaaaggaagaggaggaactctgcatcactcaggagggagagtgtcttctagcaccacaggaggctgatctcaccaagttgctactgactgttgtctctgtgaagactgaagatgatgaagagaaaccacaactagacaacctcttagctccactatcagatagtgaggctgaagatgaggttgaagtaactttgagcagcgatacagactgtgaaggtgatatgaggactcacactgacaacaaacactctgaatgcccTAAAAAGAAGAGCAGTAAAAAACATTTGAGGTGCTCAGTTTGTGATAAAAGTTTTACGAGAAAGAGCAATTTGACTCAacatatgagaacacacacaggggaaaaaccatttaattgttcagtctgCGGTAAAAGCTTTTGCCAAAAGGgcaatttgactgaacacatgagaacacacgcaggagaaaaaacatttaattgttcagtttgtggtaaaagcttttctcaaaaaagcAGTCTGACCCAACACAggagaacacacacgggagaaaaaacaTTCAACTGCTCAGTTTGCGGTAAAAGCTTTTGCCAAAAGGgcaatttgactgaacacataagaacacacacaggagaaaaaccacaTAATTGCTCAATTTgcggtaaaagcttttctcaaaaaagcAGCCTGACCCAACACAGTagaacgcacacgggagaaaaaccatttaactgttcaatctgcggtaaaagCTATACTCGAAACAtcagtttgactcaacacatgaaatTACACACAAGAGATAAAGGATTGAATTGCTCAATTTGTGGTAAAATCCTTACCAGTAAGAGACGTGTGATTGAGCACATGAGAGCACACACAGGAGGAAAAATatgtaattgttcagtttgtggtaaaagcttttctaAATACAACTTGACTGAACACATAAGAACGCACACCGGAGAACAACCgttcagttgttcagtttgcaGCAAAAGTTTTTCTCTAAAGAGCAATTTGACTCGACATTTGAGGACCCACACAGGAGAACTAAACATTTAA